The segment ataatgataattagTGTGTTATTTGGcataggtattcttttttttttgcctagaaaGGCAGAAGCCACTAAGATAACTAGAGCTATGTCTTATCAAATTAGAGGATGCTGAGATTGTCACTCTTTATCTAGAGCCCTCTGGGCACAGCCATGCTGGAGAACTCATGGACTTCCCCTCCCCGCTCCCGCTCCTTCTTCAGCACCAAACTCTCGCTCTGCCCCTGATTGGggggtgtgtggggtgtgtggggtgtgtgtgtgtgtgtgtgtgtgtgagtgattgggggtgtggtgtgtgtgtgtgtgtgtgtggtaagtaggctccacacccagtatggagctCAACTCGGGgccaaactcacgaccccgagatcaagacctgagctgagatcaagagtcagacacttaaccaaccgagccacccaggggccccagggattGGACTGTGGGATCTTTGAGGAGTTAATGTGACTTAGCTGgtactttctttcccctttgtaaAACAGGGATGATAACGCTTCTTAGCAGCAGTGACGATTCAATGACATTAGGCTCAgactagtgcctggcacatagtaagtacccAATAAGTGGAGTTAGCCTTGGCATGGTCTTATATTTTATTGGTCTTTATGGCTACAGCACCACCTTAATTTAATCAGGAGTGACTCTTTGATCCCCTTCTTGAGTTACGGCTAACAGCTAGGAATCATCAGATGTCTTTCAGACTTAGGGGTCTCACCTAATCTCTGTGGGCTTCAGACCTCTTATCTGAGAAAAGGGGTAAATAAATATACTATCTGCCTGAACGTGAGGGAGGGGGGATATCTGAACCAGATGATTTTTTGAGCCCTTCTTCCTATAAAAAGAgtataaataaaaagctatttgcTTCTTTTCTGTCTACTCAGATTCTCAAAACATTTCGCCACAGGTTATTGCCTGATGTTTTACTACCCAACAGAAGTTTTTCTCTTGACAGAGAATCTGCTTGTGCCAGCTAGCCATAAGGGTATTACCCCACTCCAGGATTCTagtgtgtttaaaataaattttatagtataaagtaaaatatacacTTAATGTAGAAAACTAGAAAGAATAGAGAAGCATTAGGAACTAACCAAAATCCCACCACGTGCttaatatttggatttatttccttagtttttccttCCAAAATCTGAATCATTTTGTATAGAATACAGTTCAGTTAGCATCACATAATGAGCACTCTTCCAGGCCAACTAAATATGCTCCAAAACCATGATTTATGCTAGCTTTATAATAGCACATTTTATAGGCATAAAATGAACCAATCGCTAGTGTTGGAAATTTAGTAATTTCcacattttttactattataaagtgctcctatgaatattcttgtactaTACAATGCTCTTTGGTGCATCTGATTATCTTCCTAGGATACATTTCCAGCAGCAGAACTGACGAACTGACAAAGGGAAAAGGTAAGGGTAAGATCTGTTTGGCCATCTGCAAAAAGAACCTGACCTCTTATTTTACACCGGTGGTGTCTGCTATTTATGATGCTAGGTTCAACTTATATTAGGTacacatttactttaaaataattaggcGTCATATTCCGGTAATGCTTCAGTTTTACTTCACTTGCAATAGGGAACCCCGTGTTCTTATCCCTTCCGAATCGGTTTTTCGGGGAGGGAGCGGGACAGTACCTTTGGGCGTCGCAATTAAAGGCCGACCCAGTGCACAGGTAGAAGGGCAGGGCCTGGTTCCACCGGCCTCCACCCTTACAGGCACCTCCTAAGAGCGACGCGGGTGAGAGCGGACGGGTGCGGGAGGCATTAATAACCCGCCCAACGTCCGCTCTTCACACAGCCAGACCCCGTCCAACCAAGGCAAGGCTCCGGGAGCAATAGCGGAAGCCCCTGAGCCCTTTCCAAAAGCTTAGATGTAAACGACTCCTCCCCACTACCGCCGTACCCACGCTACGAAGTTAAATCTGGGCCTCGATACCACACCCACTTCCGGTCTCGACGCCTCggcaccccctcccctccgccgGATGCCTCACCTCGAGGACCACCTTGCGCATGCGCCCCAGGTCTTGGAGGTAAGCGGCCGTGTGCGGGTGGTCGCGGTGAATGTGCAAGGCCGAGGTGGCTGCATGGCAGGCCTGCGCTACCAGTGCGCCCGCTGGCCAGGAGAATGGAGCCTGCGATAGATCCTTTCGTAACACCAAGTATTGGACTAAGATCTGCGGCTCCGCGCCAGAAACCGCCATCTTCCGGGCCCACCGAAAGGCCACACCTACTCCCCGGGGCATGCCGGGATGAGGGAGGGGCTCTGAGCGCAGCCATGTTTTTGTACGGTGGGGGCGCAAAGCACCCTGGGTCCgattggtttgatttttttttttttttgaaggcttgGACGGCGGGAACTCTCATCCTCGTCCTGGGTGAGCGAGAGGAGCGGAGGTAAGGGGAACATAAGACCCGGTGACGGAGGGTCGGTGACCAGAGTGGAAGGCTGAACGGCCTCTTACAAAGCCGTGTTCTGGGGCGCGCTCAGGGGCAGGTAGACGGGGACACCGCCAGCCGGGACCGGGGAACGGGAGGGGCGGGTCAGGGTGTCCGGGGGCCGGCGGTGCGTGCCTGAGTTGTGCGCGTCCTGCCGTGAATAGGTGTGACTTTCTTGCCTTTTTACTTTTACCAGCAAGGAAATCTGGGTCCCTATTGCCGCTTTGCTGCCCAACTTCATAGGAGGGCCTGTGGAAGTCTGAGGATGGAGTGGGCGAATGACGGCAAGTCCAAAGGAGGTATTCACAGGGTCGCCTTTTTTCCCTTATTACTGCTGCCACGATGACGCCTAGTTAAACGAGCCCTTTCCTCCTCTGACGGATGTGTGACCTCGCCTGTTTGGGAGCATTGTGGTGAAAGGAACCAACTGCAGACTGAAAGGGACAGGCAGCTAAGATCATTCATTGCACAAGGAAATTACTTCAAACATTTCTAGGCTCCGGCCCCTTTTTAAACCGATAGGTCGCGTTCATAATATGCCCAGTGTTTATATTCAGAGCTACAGTTCTAGCCAGTGAGGTCTCTTTCCAGGATTTTTTGGGGTCACTTAGGCATTACACTTGTGGAAGGGTCGGTGCCAAGCAGTGACTTTGGTGTTGGTTAGACCTAGGTTTgagtcttggctctgccattAGAAATATcgtggccttaggcaagttattttacctttctctgccttaatttcttcatctggaaagtggAGGCAAAGAATAGCCTTAAGGTGGTGGTTGTGGAGATTAGATAAGTATTTAAGTCTCTTCAAGCACATGCTTTAATTCTTTACATGGTTTGCAAGTAAAGCATGTAGCACAAGTGTCTTAATATGTAGGAAATGTTCAGCAAATGCCTTATTGTTAGACTTGATTGGCATTTTGAAACTGTGACCTTTCCTGTATTGGTCCTTAATCTCTTGAGAAATGAGATTTGCCTCTGAATTTCTGTCCAACCATGaacttgttttcctttctaatacCCAGTCTTATTGGTAGGCAGTTCCCTCTAGTGTGTATCTTTATAGTCCTGTGTGAATAATACTTTTCAGAGCTTCAAAGTACTTAATTTAAGTCTCTCTGGATTTCTAAATTAGTGCATTAGCACTTTGGGAAAACATGTAtaaaagctaatttaaaaaataattctacatttaaaaaaaaagtttctgaggGTCTGAATTTGGTGACCCCGTTTTCCCGAGTCCTTATTATCATGGGTAACTGAGATGAGTTATATTCAGAAAATGCTCTCTTTGGACAGTGTCCTGGTCAGGGACTGCTTGTACATTAGTGCTGAGCCTATGAGGTTGCTTATCATGGATTTCTGTTGTCACCTCCTCTGGTTTTATAAATTGTAGCCAATGTCTAACATGTTAGCTGACCAAAGTTCTGAAAAAAGAGTCACCCTCTGTCCCCCCTGAAATGCTCCCTGTTGCCAGAGTTAGAAATCCCTGGCTTCTTGTGAAATTGCCTTTTTACTTTCCTCAGGTGTTTTAGCTCACTTGGAAAGACTAGAGATTCAAGTGAATAGATCCCGTAAAAACTTAGAAGATCcgcagagagcacaggcagttgAAAGCGCTCTTGGGACCAAGATTCATAAACTGAGATGTCTGCGAGATGAGCTGAGAGCTGAAGTGAAGCAGCGTCAAGCCAGAGTGAGTGCAAGGGTGACCTTAGCAGGTTTTCCCGGAGTGAAAAGAGCAAGCATGATCTGGGAATTAGCAAATTTGTATACTGGGTTTCACCTGTGATCTTACTGGATTGATTGCAGCCCTTGACCTCTCAAGTGATCAGTGCTGTAGAATCAACTAATACTAGTATGAACCAATAATTGTCAGACATTACTGATAGGCCAGGCAGGTTCTTTGTAATAGTCTCTTAGCCCGAACTCAGAGACATGAGACTGTTACTTCAATCTCAGCCTGACTTGAGTCATTGGCACTTTTGTCATTAGCGCCATCTTTCCCTTACCCACGCTTGAAACCACACAGTGAACTTTAATTCTTCCctcttttcagttttctctcAAGCCCGGGGTCAATCAGCAAGACATGTCAAATTTTCCTTTAGATTGTCTTTGTACTTCAAGTATTTGGATGCCAGGATTACTGCAGTAGTCTGCTAgttgtttctctttctgtacATCTACTTCTCCAATAACTCCTGCACGGCCAAGAAAATGCTTCATAAAACACTACGTCattgaacttcatgtaaatgtaAAAAGTATAAACTCTTTCATGTCTGACTTTTTTTTGCTGAATGTTCTGTCTGTGAGAGTCATCCAAACTGGTGCATATAgtggtcattcttttttattgctgtatggtaatttcattttatgaatagtCCACAATTTACTTACTAAATTATACTGTTggtgacatttgggttgtttgggTTGTTTCACTTTGGGGCTGTGAAACTCTTGTTCCTGTCTTTTGatgtaaaaatatgtacttttctATTGGGTGTATACCttgtagaattgctaggtcacagGGTAGGTATATTATCGTTAGTAAATACTGCCAAATAGTATCTGGAAGTGATTATACCAATTTTACATTTCCAGCACCAGTGTATGAGATTTCCATTGTTTTGCATCTTTACCAGTGCTTGATAttgtcagtttaaaaaatttgtcaCTCGGGTGGGAGTGTCATAGTATCTCATGGTGGAATAATTTGCAATTGCCTTACAACTAATGCTGTTAAGTACTTGTATTGGGTACTTGAAAGTCTTCTGTTGTGAAATAAGCTTTTCAAGAAGGCTTCTGCAAAAAGTTTATTGCATTGTCTATCTCTTACTGAATTGTagaatctttatatattttgggtatgaATTCTTTGTTTGGGATATGTATTATGAATTTTCTCTTAgcctgtggcttgccttttcactctctaaTGGTATCTTGTGATGAAAAGAAAGTCTTCATTTAAATGAAGTTTGATTTAGGAATCTAACTTTTTACTTActgctcttgttttcttttaataaatttttgcCTAACTTAAGATGATGATGTTCTGTGGTATCTTCTAAAAGCTCTATTGTACTTTTTACTTTCAGAATTACAGtccatctggaattgatttttgtgtatggtatgaaaTAGAggtcatattttttttgtttttccatatggataCCCACTGCATCCAGTACCACTTTCTGAAGTCcattcttttcccattgtattGTAATGGATCTTTGGGTCCACTGTGGGCCTGTTTCTgacttctgttccattggtctgtcttTGTCCTAGTCATTTACTGCTAAGTGTTGACACCTGTCATATATGTCGTCGTCTTCAGAATTATCTTGGGCTCTTCTTGGCCCCttgaattttacataaatttggGAATCAGCCGTCAGTTTCCAGAAACAAACCTATAgatttgattgggattgcattgaatctatacaCATAATTTGGGGAGTATTGAAGTATTTTCAGTATTGCATCTTCCAGGCAGTGTACATGatctgtctttccatttatttagttcttcaatttctctcagcagtgtaTATAGTTTTATGTGTAGAGGGCTTAAATCATtcattatatttatctttatgtatttgatttttccTGATATTACTGTATAtggcaggggtcagcaaacttttcctctGTAAGGCCAGATCATCAGTATATTAGGCTTTGTGAGCCAGATGGTCTCTGTGGCcgctactcagctctgctgttgtattGTGAAGCAGCACAAACAACATGTAAATTAATGGGTGTGTTCCAGTAAAACCTTATCTACAAAAATAAGTGTAGAGTTAGGTTTGACCCACAAGCCTTATCTTGGTGAACCCTGATACAtggtattattttttagaaatttgattttcaaattgtcatgtagaaatatatttgatttttgtatattgactttataTATCACAACTTTGCTAAATCCACATTAATTCTGTTTATCTCTATTCTTTTGGGATTTCTACATTTGGAATCGTGTCATATGCATACaataacagttttacttcttttcaatCCTTGTAGcttgtttttcttgccttattttattAGCTGAGATCTTCAGTATATTGTTGAGTAGAAATAGTCTTAGGGTCAACCTGTTTGCTCTAAATTTTGTATAGATACTCTTAGCAGATTAAGGAAATACTCTTCTATGTCTAGTTTGCTAGAGTTTTAATTGTGATCAGGTATTGAATTTTACTAAATGTTTTTACTGCATAAATTAAGGTGGTCATCtggcttttcttctttgattaatGTAGTGATACATATTGATTGGTGTTTGAGTGATAATGACTTACATTATTTTACAGGTTAAAGCATCTACTGTCAATGTAGAACCTGACCAAACACTGGAAATCAGTGAGCAAGAAGttgtggaaagaagaaaggaaaatgtgaaagCCATTCTGCAGGCATATCGTTTTACaggtataatttattttctgaccTGTTCCAGTCTGAGTCTCTTGTCTCTAGTGAGTTGGTTTGCTAGATATATTATTAGTCCTGGACTTATTTCATGAACATGGGTTTTTGCCTTCCTcagcatacacacacagagctggCATACTATTTGTAGGCATCTTGACCTACAAAATTGGCCTCTTTTTGCAGAAGATTGATTGGTGGCCGGCTTAGATTATTCATTTTAGCTATTCAGTGTGTTTCAGAAATTGTACTAGAACTGCCTTTGCTTCTGGCTGGCTTGATGCCACTGGTCAAATAGTTTGAACCCATTAAGTCTCTGTTTCCCCATTAAAAGGGATTTATCCTGCCCATTATCTATGGCATAGAGGATTGTGGAAGGAAATGGACTATTGTACATTAATTGACACTCAGAGGAAAGTAAgaggtaaaatgaaaatttcaaaatctctTCTTCGATAATTTGGTAttaggatgttttattttttccaccaaCCATCTTCTGTGGTTTTAACAACTCAAATTCAAAGTGAGCCAGAGTGAGAAGAGTCTATGATGTTCCTTCAACACACGTTTGAACACATACTGTATGTACGAGGCAGTGCTGAAGCGAATGGCATACGCAGCTGAAGAACATACTCCCTTTGCTGACGTGTGTTGAGAGGTTTCATCTTGTTTGCTTCAGGGCTCAGTGGGAAACTGACCAGCCGAGGGGTCTGTGTCTGCATCAGCACTGCTTTTGAAGGAAATCTGCTGGATTCCTATTTTATCGACCTTGTCATACAAAAGCCACTTCGGATACATCACCATTCAATTCCAGTCTTCATTCCCCTAGAGGAGATATCTGCAAAATACTTACAGACTAATATTCAGCACTTCCTGTTCTGTCTTTGTGAATACCTAAACGCTTATGCTGGGAGGAAGTACCAGGCAGATCGACTTCAGGTATTTtgtctgggatttttttttttttatagattttatttatttatttgacagaaaacacaagcagggggaccggcagagggagaagcagacttcctgctgagcagggagcccgatgtggggctcgatcccaggatgctgggatcaagacctgagccgaaggcagacactttactgcctgagccacccaggcgcctctgtctGGGATCTTATATAGCATATTTTATGAGCCCAGAATAGgcttaaaaagggaaaagggggggtgggcaggcaagttttcttttgtattttaaaatgttttctacttcTGAGCCAGAAGTTTGACCATTATCCTTCTGATGcatgtttcttatttatatacAAGCTATTTTCCACCTTCTTCCCCTGTTGAAACTCTGGATGCTGTTGAAGCATGGATACTGGTTAAGGGATTATTTACTCCTTGATGGTGGTCCTCAGGCTTTTATACTTGaccctttcttctcttcacaAAGTAGTACAGTCACATCTCATTTTATTGTACTTCTCTTTATTGTGCTTcgcagatactgtgtttttttctacagattgaaggtttgtggcaactctGTGTTAAGcaagtgccatttttccaacagtatttgctcactttgtgtctctgtgtcacattttggtaattcttggaATATTaccaaatttttcattatttgttattGTGATCTGATTATTGATTATGACTCACTAAAAGTTcaaatgatggttagcattttttagcaaaatatttttttagcaataaagtatttttaaattaaaacatgtacATCAGTgttttagacataatgttattgcatacttaatagactGCAGTGTAGCGTAACATAACTGtcctgggaaaccaaaaaattcatttgactctattgcagtggtctggaactgaacccacagtATCTCCAATGTATGCTTGTGTAGTTTCTATGCTTTTAATTCACAGGGATTTAtagagtacctactgtgtgccaagtgcCTTGCTAAACCTTAGGTATAGAAGCAAAGCAGAAGAATACATAGGGGAATACGATCTATCTGTCTAAACTCTGGCCTACCTTTTTGGGGTTGCAATGGAGCTAGGGTTGggctaaaacaaatttttttaagtagacggGAAATGAATGCAGGTAAGGAATATGTGACTTTTATAAGCTTGGTGTCCttttcccccccgccccgcccccatgCGTTTAGAACACCTCTGAAGCTCTTGGTTGTCAGTTAGACTGACACGAGAGTGCAGACACAAAGCATCTTAGCCAGCTCTACCAAGACAGTGCATCTCCCTCATGCCCCGgccatttatttagtgctttcCTCAGGCCTTTCTAGGATGCCGCCAACTCTTAGTTATAATCTTATAAATCTTTATCATTAGTCCTTTTTACAGGCTTTTCTCTGccctttatttctctgaaatttgaTTCACAGGCCCTGTTTTTGTAGATGTGTTTGAAGTGTCACAACCACTCGCTGCCT is part of the Neomonachus schauinslandi chromosome 10, ASM220157v2, whole genome shotgun sequence genome and harbors:
- the PTRHD1 gene encoding putative peptidyl-tRNA hydrolase PTRHD1; this encodes MPRGVGVAFRWARKMAVSGAEPQILVQYLVLRKDLSQAPFSWPAGALVAQACHAATSALHIHRDHPHTAAYLQDLGRMRKVVLEAADESTLKELAETLQQKNIDHVLWLEQPENIATCIALRPYPKEEVNQYLKKYRLFK
- the CENPO gene encoding centromere protein O, yielding MEWANDGKSKGGVLAHLERLEIQVNRSRKNLEDPQRAQAVESALGTKIHKLRCLRDELRAEVKQRQARVKASTVNVEPDQTLEISEQEVVERRKENVKAILQAYRFTGLSGKLTSRGVCVCISTAFEGNLLDSYFIDLVIQKPLRIHHHSIPVFIPLEEISAKYLQTNIQHFLFCLCEYLNAYAGRKYQADRLQSDFAAFLAGPLRRNSLCNLLSFTYKVEPQGQSFPFCARLLYKDLTTALPTDVTVTYQGMDALSPAWEEQRASHENLFFSKPLHQVFTSFARKGEKLDMSPVS